A single Silvibacterium dinghuense DNA region contains:
- a CDS encoding family 43 glycosylhydrolase has protein sequence MRCLLLSALACLFALPAAAQTFQNPLLPSGADPWVAERDGVYYYMQTTGRNLTIWKTRDVTDLRHAEKTVVWTPPAAGPYSKEIWAPELHWLDGKWYLYFAADAGDNDGHRIWVLENASADPTKGAWTMKGKLDDGSDKWAIDPSVFTAGGRDYVIWSGWQGDTNGVQSIYIAQLRNPWTIEGRRVRISTPEYPWEKVGDLDSQNRIIPMPHVDVNEGPEILEHGDRIFLIYSASGCWTNYYELGMLTAEKSSDLLDPKSWKKSPKPVFWQSPEAQAFGTGHNTFFQSPDGRQDWILYHANAGVNQSCGGDRSPRAQPFTWNADGTPDFGRPIPLDQPIQKPSGTKE, from the coding sequence ATGCGCTGTCTGCTGCTCTCTGCTCTTGCCTGCCTTTTCGCTCTGCCTGCCGCCGCGCAGACCTTCCAGAACCCGCTGCTGCCCTCCGGAGCCGATCCGTGGGTGGCCGAGCGCGATGGCGTCTACTACTATATGCAGACGACGGGCCGGAACCTGACCATCTGGAAGACGCGGGATGTCACCGATCTGCGCCACGCGGAGAAGACGGTCGTATGGACGCCGCCCGCGGCTGGCCCATACTCGAAGGAGATATGGGCGCCGGAGCTGCACTGGCTCGACGGCAAGTGGTACCTCTATTTCGCGGCCGATGCGGGCGATAACGACGGCCATCGCATCTGGGTGCTCGAGAATGCCTCGGCCGATCCAACCAAAGGCGCGTGGACAATGAAGGGCAAGCTCGACGACGGCTCCGACAAGTGGGCGATCGATCCTTCCGTCTTCACCGCAGGTGGACGCGACTACGTGATCTGGTCGGGATGGCAGGGCGATACCAATGGCGTGCAGAGCATCTACATCGCGCAGCTCAGGAATCCGTGGACGATCGAAGGCAGGCGCGTGCGCATCTCGACGCCGGAGTACCCTTGGGAAAAGGTCGGCGATCTCGATTCACAGAACCGGATCATTCCTATGCCGCACGTCGATGTGAACGAGGGGCCCGAGATCCTGGAACACGGCGACAGGATTTTCCTGATCTACTCCGCGAGCGGCTGCTGGACCAACTACTACGAGCTGGGCATGCTGACGGCGGAGAAGTCGAGCGACCTGCTCGATCCGAAATCATGGAAGAAGTCGCCGAAGCCGGTCTTCTGGCAGTCGCCTGAGGCGCAGGCCTTCGGCACAGGACACAACACCTTCTTCCAGTCACCGGACGGCAGGCAGGATTGGATTCTTTACCACGCGAATGCGGGAGTGAATCAGAGCTGCGGCGGCGATCGCTCACCCCGTGCACAGCCTTTCACCTGGAATGCGGACGGGACGCCGGATTTCGGACGGCCGATACCGCTGGATCAGCCGATCCAGAAGCCTTCGGGAACGAAGGAATAG
- a CDS encoding glucose 1-dehydrogenase: MSSLAGRTAIITGSSSGIGQGIAIRLAREGANVVIDYVGAPEGAEETRQKAEATGAKAIVVQADVAKVEAVRMLVDEAWKAFGSADILVNNAGMEKKSDFWETCEDDYDHVLGVNLKGPFFLTQAFVQRLRAAKKPGRVINISSVHEDMAFPGFATYCASKGGVRMLMRDLAVELGPLGITVNNVAPGAIATPINTSLLEDKPKLNALLANIPLGRLGSVDDVAGLVAWLASDEAAYVNGSTFIIDGGLSRNYHEQ; this comes from the coding sequence ATGTCCTCGCTCGCAGGCCGCACCGCCATCATCACCGGGTCCAGTTCAGGAATCGGCCAGGGCATTGCCATCCGGCTCGCCCGCGAAGGCGCAAATGTCGTCATCGACTATGTGGGAGCGCCGGAAGGCGCAGAGGAGACCCGGCAGAAAGCCGAAGCCACGGGCGCAAAGGCTATCGTCGTGCAGGCCGATGTCGCCAAGGTCGAGGCTGTCCGTATGCTCGTCGACGAGGCGTGGAAGGCCTTCGGCTCGGCCGACATCCTGGTGAACAACGCAGGCATGGAGAAGAAATCCGATTTCTGGGAGACCTGCGAAGACGACTACGACCACGTTCTCGGCGTCAATCTCAAAGGACCGTTCTTCCTCACTCAGGCCTTTGTGCAGCGCCTGCGCGCGGCGAAGAAGCCTGGGCGCGTCATCAACATCAGCTCCGTCCATGAAGACATGGCCTTCCCCGGCTTCGCCACCTACTGCGCCAGCAAGGGCGGCGTCCGCATGCTCATGCGCGACCTCGCCGTGGAGCTTGGTCCGCTCGGCATCACCGTGAACAACGTTGCCCCCGGCGCGATTGCCACACCGATCAATACATCCCTGCTCGAAGACAAGCCCAAGCTCAATGCCCTGCTGGCCAATATTCCGCTTGGCCGTCTCGGCTCGGTCGACGACGTCGCCGGCCTCGTCGCGTGGCTTGCTTCCGACGAAGCGGCATACGTCAACGGCTCCACGTTCATCATCGACGGCGGTCTCTCCCGTAATTATCACGAACAGTGA
- the treZ gene encoding malto-oligosyltrehalose trehalohydrolase: protein MHTFRIWAPAVTSVSVLIDGTATPLTPQNGGWWQADIASAGPGTGYQFLLDSDDYAVPDPRSLWQPEGVHGPSRIYDHAAFQWTDQSWKPSAWPEAIVYELHIGTFTEAGTLDAAIERLPYLKSLGITHVELLPVASFPGAHGWGYDGVDLFAPQESYGGPDALKRFVDACHAHGMATILDVVYNHFGPSGNYVGRFGPYFTASHHTPWGDAVNLEEGGSHEVRRFFTDNALMWLRDYHFDGLRLDAVHAFMDRSAIHFMEQLSIEVAALEAEKGREYVLIAESDLNDPRIIAPREENGYGFDAQWSDDFHHALIALLTGDRGGYYADFGSIAGLVKALRHAYVYDGQYSQYRDHHHGRPAAGLPGWRFLGYAQNHDQVGNRAQGERLSHLSGAGRAKIAAALVLTAPFVPMLFQGEEWAASTPFQYFTDHEDKELGRLVSDGRKKEFGAFGWNPEDVPDPQHHATFERSKLRWEELSDPVHAAMLDWYKKLIALRRATPELTDGRLDQVEVRFSEEQRWLTMRRGAIFVAVNLNTAPIGVEVSKSVMPLLASDPAIVISGPTITLPSDTIAIVKLV, encoded by the coding sequence ATGCATACCTTTCGAATCTGGGCTCCGGCCGTAACGTCCGTCTCTGTCCTCATCGACGGCACCGCTACGCCACTCACCCCGCAAAACGGCGGATGGTGGCAGGCCGACATCGCCTCGGCCGGTCCCGGCACCGGCTACCAGTTCCTGCTCGATAGCGATGACTATGCCGTTCCCGATCCGCGCTCATTGTGGCAACCAGAAGGCGTGCACGGACCTTCGCGCATTTATGACCATGCCGCATTCCAATGGACCGATCAGAGCTGGAAGCCATCCGCGTGGCCCGAAGCCATTGTTTACGAGCTGCATATCGGTACCTTCACGGAAGCCGGCACGCTCGACGCGGCCATCGAGCGGCTGCCTTATCTCAAGTCGCTCGGCATCACGCACGTCGAACTGCTGCCGGTTGCCAGCTTTCCCGGCGCTCATGGCTGGGGCTATGACGGCGTCGATCTTTTCGCGCCGCAGGAGTCGTATGGCGGCCCCGACGCGCTCAAGCGCTTCGTCGATGCCTGCCATGCGCACGGCATGGCCACGATCCTCGATGTCGTGTACAACCACTTCGGGCCATCGGGCAATTATGTGGGACGCTTCGGCCCCTACTTCACAGCCAGCCACCACACGCCGTGGGGCGATGCGGTAAATCTCGAAGAGGGCGGCAGCCACGAGGTGCGCCGCTTCTTTACCGACAACGCGCTGATGTGGCTGCGGGATTATCACTTCGACGGACTGCGCCTCGATGCCGTGCACGCCTTCATGGACCGCTCCGCCATCCACTTCATGGAGCAGCTCTCCATCGAGGTTGCCGCGCTCGAAGCCGAGAAGGGCCGTGAGTACGTGCTCATTGCCGAGAGCGACCTCAACGATCCGCGCATCATCGCGCCCCGCGAAGAGAACGGCTATGGGTTTGACGCACAGTGGAGCGACGACTTCCACCACGCGCTCATCGCGCTGCTCACCGGCGACCGCGGCGGCTACTATGCGGACTTCGGCTCCATCGCCGGCCTGGTCAAAGCACTCAGGCATGCCTACGTCTATGACGGGCAATACTCGCAGTATCGTGACCACCATCACGGGCGGCCGGCTGCGGGCCTGCCCGGCTGGCGCTTCCTTGGCTATGCGCAAAATCACGACCAGGTGGGCAATCGCGCGCAGGGCGAACGACTCTCGCACCTCTCCGGCGCAGGCCGCGCAAAGATCGCCGCGGCGCTCGTACTCACCGCGCCCTTCGTGCCCATGCTCTTCCAGGGCGAAGAGTGGGCCGCGTCCACGCCGTTTCAATACTTCACCGATCACGAGGACAAAGAGCTGGGGCGCCTCGTCTCCGATGGGCGCAAAAAGGAGTTCGGCGCCTTCGGCTGGAATCCCGAGGACGTACCCGATCCGCAGCACCATGCAACCTTCGAGCGCTCGAAGCTGCGCTGGGAGGAGCTGTCCGACCCGGTGCACGCCGCCATGCTCGACTGGTACAAAAAGCTCATCGCGCTGCGGCGCGCCACACCTGAGCTGACCGACGGCAGACTCGACCAGGTCGAGGTACGATTTTCCGAAGAGCAGAGATGGCTCACCATGCGCCGCGGAGCCATCTTCGTGGCCGTCAACCTCAATACCGCGCCTATCGGCGTCGAAGTCTCAAAGTCGGTCATGCCGCTGCTTGCCTCCGATCCTGCGATCGTCATCAGCGGCCCTACCATCACGCTGCCATCCGACACCATCGCCATCGTGAAGCTGGTCTGA
- a CDS encoding sulfite exporter TauE/SafE family protein — protein MSTDVFSLWIFLSSILAGLLGSLTGLGGGVVIVPVLTVLFHIDIHYAIGASLVSVIATSSGAAAAYVREGFSNIRVGMFLEIATTLGALLGAWLTTRISTHSIGILFGIVLLYSAYASLRQRHTEKGHLAPDALAMRLRLEGSMPTPVGPEKYVAQHVPAGFGLMFTAGTLSGLLGIGSGAVKVLAMDQAMRLPFKVSTTTSNFMIGVTAAASAGIYLSRGYISPGLAMPVMLGVLIGSLAGTRILVHAEVKTLRRVFAAVIVALGMEMMYNSLAGKL, from the coding sequence ATGAGCACCGATGTTTTTTCGCTCTGGATTTTTCTGAGCTCCATCCTCGCCGGATTGCTTGGTTCGCTCACCGGCCTCGGCGGCGGCGTGGTCATCGTGCCGGTGCTCACCGTCCTCTTCCACATCGATATTCACTACGCCATCGGCGCATCGCTGGTATCGGTGATCGCCACGTCGTCGGGCGCGGCGGCAGCCTATGTGCGCGAGGGCTTCTCGAACATCCGCGTGGGCATGTTCCTCGAGATCGCCACCACCCTCGGAGCGCTGCTCGGAGCCTGGCTCACCACACGCATCTCCACGCACTCCATCGGCATTCTCTTCGGCATCGTCCTGCTGTACTCCGCGTATGCCTCGCTGCGCCAGCGCCATACCGAGAAAGGCCATCTCGCGCCCGATGCCCTGGCTATGCGGCTGCGGCTCGAAGGCTCGATGCCTACGCCAGTCGGTCCAGAGAAGTATGTCGCGCAACATGTGCCCGCAGGCTTCGGACTGATGTTCACCGCCGGCACACTCTCGGGACTCCTCGGCATCGGCTCAGGAGCCGTGAAGGTGCTGGCCATGGACCAGGCCATGCGGCTGCCCTTCAAGGTCTCGACGACCACATCGAACTTCATGATCGGTGTCACCGCCGCGGCGAGCGCCGGGATTTATCTCAGCCGCGGTTACATATCGCCCGGACTCGCCATGCCGGTGATGCTGGGTGTCCTCATCGGCTCGCTCGCGGGAACCAGAATTCTCGTCCACGCCGAGGTCAAGACCCTGCGGCGCGTCTTCGCCGCCGTCATCGTCGCCCTTGGCATGGAGATGATGTACAACAGCCTGGCAGGAAAGCTCTGA
- a CDS encoding DUF1634 domain-containing protein, with translation MEQTPSQGGAALRPGKSPHARLTDQGLEMAIGRMLQFGVLLAALVVFAGGLLYLAHDHARNGASRPDYTHFHGIDADLRTPAGIVSRAAHGDAEGLIQFGLLLLIATPIVRVIVAAGGFFLERDRLYVAISLLVLVILLWSLWHAR, from the coding sequence ATGGAACAGACACCGTCACAAGGCGGCGCGGCCCTCCGCCCGGGCAAAAGCCCCCACGCTCGACTCACAGACCAGGGCCTGGAGATGGCCATCGGCCGCATGCTCCAGTTCGGCGTGCTGCTCGCGGCGCTCGTTGTCTTCGCGGGCGGCCTGCTCTACCTTGCCCACGACCACGCACGGAACGGGGCTTCCCGCCCGGACTATACGCATTTCCACGGCATCGATGCCGACCTGCGCACTCCCGCCGGCATTGTGAGCCGCGCCGCGCATGGCGACGCGGAAGGACTCATCCAGTTCGGTCTGCTCCTGCTCATTGCCACGCCGATTGTCCGCGTGATCGTTGCGGCAGGCGGATTCTTTCTCGAGCGCGACCGCCTCTATGTCGCGATCAGCCTCCTGGTCCTCGTCATTCTTCTCTGGAGCCTCTGGCACGCACGCTAA